A window from Lachnoanaerobaculum umeaense encodes these proteins:
- a CDS encoding SNF2-related protein has protein sequence MDDNYMIGKINTYSHQLAVKMSQWLGDKLPKLTDKWWEELVVNNLSTLQREQVINNNITDISGLDLAALLRVFDRNWFVITSSFFVNSKERNKIRQMMEIRNSWAHISSREISKEKVIGDVEVIIELMQAFDAPMSETRDMEVFIIDVEDDVDIQDKAIPLQKNNIVVASSSSETNISSEPGTITAGSVVCLVSDPSVTGAVIGIDNGKYTVWINNGPQTFYAEQIRLKENLSLTEHLTLTKVRSALTAYQINNPGSSNLYSLNAARIDFVPYQFRPALKMIKADSPRLLVADDVGVGKTIEAGLILKEMEARSNINSVLIICPRPLVAERKWEMEMKRFDENFTQLDGRNLVEAISETDRDGEWPERHRKTIIPYSLLGEDIIMGTEAQTSKKRKEKGLQQLDPLPHFDLVIVDEAHNIRNANTWAYQGVELFTRNADAVVFLTATPLQNSNNDLYTLLNLLRPDVVIDKDTFKTMSEPNAYVNALLRAVRNQAEGWQEQAKEEISHILSTSWGRNVIQHNPNFARVFELVDRDEITREEKIEAISMIESLHSFNSIITRTRRRDIEDFCIRRTQTVNVPFTENQRDIYDALIDFEANSLAAIHGSRSVRFMMCTIMRQAASCIYGLAPFLNDLVEKRLNQVQEDGELFEFDLSMNSDDENSIFELADEIATLTSSLPEYDPKLEKLYEVIDRKQEDENNRVIIFSSFRHTLRYVRKHLQKKGYRVAQVDGSVPDEERYHIRARFQKDREEPDAIDVLLFSEVGCEGLDYQFCDTMINYDLPWNPMRIEQRIGRIDRRGQTSKTVKIYNMITEGTIDAVIHDRCLSKIGVFEASIGDCSDILGDISEQIFKIMFDPELTDEERELKIEKMADNEVMKVRELNRLEQEEKSLYGFDLSNFIQNKNVQDAENSWISPDSIKNLVDLFLVDYLGEGEYIRSNKNTELCTMRLAADKRAKLRDGLGKIDLVNTNNATKLWNAYLKSNNAQLRVTYDAATAKDNRDVTFLTQMHPLVIQAAQYESKQLPCVIGLSVSDESLPAGDYEFLIYAWKYVGLRPDIKLKAISENEYVENSILSYLQFASDYAFDDIPHSARWDSMDSLHYDSWQAAKEEYIQSVKESCEYRVEQLRQTTTKREMIIRGQIAGATDERIIRMRTAQLDNLLKGYEEQKKVLDETIQKADILTQPLIKGVLHVE, from the coding sequence ATGGATGATAATTACATGATTGGTAAGATTAATACATATTCACACCAGCTTGCAGTAAAAATGAGTCAGTGGCTTGGGGATAAACTCCCTAAGCTTACTGATAAATGGTGGGAAGAACTTGTGGTTAATAACCTCTCTACGTTGCAAAGAGAGCAAGTTATAAATAATAATATCACGGATATATCTGGACTAGATCTTGCAGCACTTCTTCGTGTGTTTGATCGTAACTGGTTTGTTATTACAAGTTCGTTCTTTGTAAATAGTAAGGAGCGTAACAAAATTCGCCAGATGATGGAAATTCGTAATAGCTGGGCACATATAAGCAGCCGGGAGATTTCTAAGGAAAAGGTAATTGGCGATGTAGAGGTTATTATTGAGTTAATGCAGGCTTTTGATGCACCTATGAGTGAGACAAGAGATATGGAAGTCTTTATCATTGATGTAGAGGATGATGTAGATATTCAGGATAAAGCAATACCTTTACAAAAGAACAATATAGTGGTAGCTTCAAGCTCGTCAGAAACAAATATATCAAGTGAACCAGGTACTATTACAGCTGGTAGCGTAGTTTGCCTTGTCAGTGACCCTAGTGTTACCGGGGCTGTAATTGGCATAGATAATGGAAAATACACGGTTTGGATTAATAATGGACCACAGACCTTTTATGCAGAACAGATTCGTTTAAAAGAAAACTTGAGTCTGACAGAACATCTTACACTTACAAAGGTACGTTCTGCACTTACCGCATATCAAATTAATAATCCGGGATCTAGCAATCTGTACTCTCTAAATGCAGCACGTATAGATTTTGTTCCTTATCAGTTCCGCCCGGCATTAAAGATGATTAAGGCAGATAGTCCAAGATTGCTTGTTGCAGATGATGTCGGTGTTGGTAAAACTATTGAGGCAGGTCTAATCCTAAAAGAAATGGAAGCACGTTCTAATATCAACTCTGTTCTTATCATTTGTCCTAGACCTCTGGTTGCAGAGCGTAAATGGGAAATGGAAATGAAGCGTTTTGATGAGAATTTTACACAGTTAGATGGTAGAAATCTTGTCGAAGCAATTTCAGAGACAGATAGGGATGGAGAATGGCCTGAGAGACACAGAAAAACAATCATTCCATATTCTCTTTTGGGAGAAGATATTATTATGGGAACCGAGGCTCAGACTAGCAAGAAACGTAAGGAAAAGGGATTGCAGCAGTTAGATCCTTTACCACATTTTGATCTTGTGATTGTGGATGAGGCTCATAATATCCGCAATGCAAATACGTGGGCATATCAAGGTGTCGAATTATTTACACGTAATGCAGATGCAGTTGTATTTTTGACTGCAACACCACTTCAAAATAGTAACAATGATTTATATACATTATTAAATTTGCTTCGACCTGACGTAGTGATTGACAAAGATACTTTTAAGACAATGTCAGAACCGAATGCATATGTGAACGCATTACTTCGTGCAGTAAGAAATCAGGCAGAAGGGTGGCAGGAACAGGCAAAAGAAGAAATATCTCATATTCTAAGTACAAGTTGGGGAAGAAATGTTATTCAGCATAACCCTAATTTTGCAAGAGTATTTGAGTTAGTTGATCGTGATGAGATAACTAGAGAAGAAAAAATTGAAGCTATCAGTATGATTGAGAGTCTGCATTCCTTCAACAGTATTATTACAAGGACAAGACGTAGAGATATCGAAGATTTCTGTATCAGACGTACACAGACAGTAAATGTACCATTCACAGAGAATCAGAGAGATATCTATGATGCTTTAATTGATTTTGAGGCTAATTCTTTGGCTGCTATCCATGGTAGTAGATCGGTACGATTCATGATGTGTACTATTATGCGACAAGCTGCAAGCTGTATCTATGGATTAGCACCATTCTTAAATGATTTGGTTGAAAAACGTCTGAATCAAGTACAAGAGGATGGTGAATTATTTGAGTTTGACTTAAGTATGAACTCTGATGATGAAAACTCAATTTTTGAACTTGCAGATGAAATAGCGACATTAACATCAAGTTTACCGGAATATGATCCAAAGTTGGAAAAGCTGTATGAAGTCATTGACCGTAAACAAGAGGATGAAAATAATAGAGTGATCATTTTTAGCTCCTTTAGACACACTTTGCGATATGTAAGAAAACATCTACAGAAAAAAGGATATCGAGTAGCACAGGTTGATGGTTCTGTGCCAGATGAGGAAAGATATCATATACGTGCTAGATTCCAAAAAGATAGAGAAGAGCCGGATGCGATTGATGTTTTACTGTTTTCAGAAGTAGGATGTGAAGGCTTAGATTATCAGTTCTGTGATACCATGATTAACTATGATTTGCCATGGAATCCAATGAGAATTGAGCAGAGAATCGGACGTATTGATCGTCGAGGTCAGACAAGTAAGACAGTAAAAATCTATAATATGATTACAGAAGGAACAATTGATGCTGTAATACACGACAGATGTTTGTCAAAGATTGGAGTCTTTGAAGCAAGTATTGGTGATTGCTCTGATATTTTAGGAGATATTAGTGAACAGATTTTCAAAATCATGTTTGATCCGGAACTCACGGATGAAGAGAGAGAATTGAAGATTGAAAAGATGGCAGATAATGAAGTCATGAAAGTCCGGGAGCTCAATCGATTGGAACAGGAAGAGAAGTCTTTGTATGGATTTGATCTTTCAAATTTCATTCAGAATAAAAATGTCCAAGATGCTGAAAACTCATGGATTTCACCAGATAGCATTAAAAATCTTGTGGATTTATTTTTGGTGGATTATTTGGGCGAAGGTGAGTATATCAGATCAAATAAGAACACTGAGCTTTGTACAATGCGTCTTGCTGCAGATAAGCGAGCAAAGTTGAGAGACGGGCTTGGTAAGATTGATTTAGTGAATACAAATAATGCAACAAAACTGTGGAATGCATATTTGAAATCTAATAATGCTCAGTTAAGGGTTACATATGATGCAGCAACTGCGAAGGATAATCGAGATGTAACATTCTTAACACAGATGCATCCCCTTGTTATTCAGGCGGCACAGTATGAAAGCAAGCAGCTTCCATGTGTAATTGGACTTAGTGTTTCAGATGAAAGCCTTCCGGCAGGTGATTATGAATTCCTGATTTATGCATGGAAATATGTAGGGCTTAGACCTGATATCAAATTAAAAGCAATAAGTGAAAATGAGTATGTAGAGAATAGTATTCTTTCATATTTGCAATTTGCATCAGACTATGCTTTTGATGATATTCCACATTCTGCAAGATGGGACTCGATGGATTCGTTACATTATGACAGTTGGCAAGCTGCAAAGGAAGAATATATCCAGTCAGTAAAAGAATCTTGCGAATACAGAGTAGAGCAGCTTAGACAGACAACAACAAAACGAGAGATGATTATTCGGGGTCAGATTGCCGGTGCAACAGACGAAAGAATTATACGAATGAGAACTGCTCAGTTAGATAACTTATTAAAAGGTTATGAGGAACAAAAAAAAGTGCTTGATGAGACAATTCAGAAAGCAGATATTTTGACACAGCCACTTATTAAGGGTGTGCTACATGTAGAGTAA
- a CDS encoding sacsin N-terminal ATP-binding-like domain-containing protein gives MGKIDYNAIYAKNKHDWYGMTEEPQKYEALLAGHYSDSNHFVYELLQNAEDAEAGKVVIEYYSDKLVFYHNGRPFSEADAIGVSSMLMGTKDRDDASSIGRFGMGFKSVFKYTYQPEIYSDDEAFKITKYLLPVEIIEGWNCQAEKESITCKLASGGSFTPFSVSEHLTKIVIPFMKYGRKGQLEAVPGDDVLQKLNELEGEILLFLTHIQNLYWVNRDTGKHAMITLKVEETDARLITCRIVGTDYGNKEDISRYLKYKKVFDHDEMKNAEVSVVYKVNARADNVNEVDQSNIWVYFPTRDNTDLPFLIHGSFETAVSREKLMTPSAFNSDLFDKLGDLIADSMIDLADRKLITQGFLRRVVMSAFKDESTNHTIPGLKEKVTKAIIENGLIPDRKGEYHKPSELRIPVPFRIGDFSEKPLFKTALAYVGDFVAFNNEREVNFTDYFMWLNQDLKIKIYGLQQLAIDMKRLPDEHMGKSGANSDALKDFYDFLSDNRVDVYKTSISWTRSGPYEQTIRNGIDKAWKEFRKAPIILNRLGKLVPAYVDGQLSIYLGSSSEYKSVMQSALVQTDIATQFKNVLMNEFQIHEFNNFQYIKEKVIKKYVEVGELLAFENPNDFKAEYVEDIKQILDLIEDTGNVTEIAEMLKDANIIKVTDPNGEDLFSIPGKTYLKTSDEGIDLSIYYQGVYKEETEEENEFCIDFEYDLVDEAFYEEHDIPLSKLKKLGIISSPVTEGCRREDGVGDGHWVAIGEYCPNIDIEGLEDNLYYIEEYPEEGLAQEKSVEALKLLLAIYKKLEGKRRYRKNNPYEGALEAAGVITYSVRRTNWLYNKNNEVCRPSELSRYDLNPAIYKGISGEKVAYKIIGFTEKEADNTADTFQQVGNLDKKYKMVLLKRLARELGREVVMPGAVADSWDEPEESEEVFDANSWQDTEFPKNRVKNLENLVRHVQEQFYCADPTTYKKVWRQIRTSRSPKTVRAYAMGMYTNDSDIRICQICKEPFANAEVSEIANYGIEMPQLNICTCRNCAAKYKAVRDVNKDTFKQQMRTAILSLDVDADENEYIIEINSELALHFTQTHIAEIQEIFRLLSEYGTPQEMDEDGEVSGQLLQPVRSSFVEQVQKDEPSAALYEDVARAGCFITYKKRFAGGEVYDNTLQPDKFPLHKAFVGHKIGDIVIFQNREYEITGIL, from the coding sequence ATGGGTAAAATTGACTATAATGCGATTTACGCTAAAAATAAACATGATTGGTATGGAATGACGGAGGAGCCACAGAAATATGAGGCATTACTTGCCGGTCATTATTCAGATAGCAACCATTTTGTATATGAATTATTACAGAATGCAGAAGATGCAGAAGCCGGTAAGGTTGTAATTGAGTATTACAGCGATAAACTTGTATTTTATCACAATGGAAGACCATTTAGTGAAGCTGATGCTATTGGTGTATCTTCAATGTTGATGGGAACAAAAGATAGAGATGATGCGTCATCTATTGGTAGATTTGGTATGGGATTCAAATCAGTATTCAAATATACCTATCAGCCGGAAATTTACTCTGATGATGAGGCATTTAAGATTACCAAATATCTTTTGCCGGTAGAAATTATAGAAGGATGGAATTGTCAGGCGGAAAAGGAAAGTATCACTTGTAAACTAGCTAGTGGTGGTTCTTTTACGCCTTTTTCTGTGTCAGAGCACCTTACGAAGATAGTTATTCCTTTTATGAAATATGGTCGGAAAGGCCAGTTAGAAGCAGTGCCAGGAGATGATGTGCTTCAAAAGCTTAATGAATTAGAAGGTGAAATTCTACTGTTTCTAACACATATACAGAACTTGTATTGGGTTAATAGAGATACTGGCAAACATGCCATGATTACACTCAAGGTGGAGGAAACTGATGCAAGGCTTATCACATGTCGTATTGTAGGTACTGATTATGGCAATAAAGAAGATATATCTCGCTATTTGAAATATAAAAAGGTGTTTGATCACGATGAAATGAAAAACGCAGAGGTATCTGTTGTATATAAAGTTAATGCAAGAGCAGACAATGTTAATGAGGTGGATCAATCAAATATATGGGTATATTTTCCAACGAGAGATAATACGGATTTACCATTTCTAATTCATGGCTCCTTTGAGACAGCTGTGTCAAGAGAGAAACTAATGACTCCTTCAGCATTCAATAGTGATTTATTTGATAAGCTTGGGGATTTAATAGCAGATTCAATGATCGACTTGGCTGATAGAAAGTTAATCACACAAGGATTTTTGCGAAGAGTGGTGATGTCAGCATTTAAGGATGAATCTACAAATCACACAATCCCTGGATTAAAGGAAAAAGTAACCAAAGCTATTATTGAAAATGGGCTGATTCCTGATAGGAAAGGTGAGTATCATAAGCCTTCAGAGTTGAGAATTCCTGTACCATTTCGAATTGGTGATTTTAGTGAGAAACCTTTGTTTAAGACAGCGTTAGCATATGTTGGTGATTTTGTTGCATTTAACAACGAAAGGGAAGTGAATTTCACTGATTATTTCATGTGGTTGAACCAGGATTTGAAAATCAAAATCTATGGATTGCAGCAGCTTGCAATTGATATGAAACGATTGCCAGATGAACATATGGGAAAGTCCGGTGCAAATAGTGACGCACTGAAAGATTTTTATGATTTCCTATCGGATAATCGTGTTGATGTATATAAAACAAGCATCTCTTGGACAAGAAGCGGTCCATATGAGCAGACTATTCGAAATGGAATAGACAAGGCATGGAAGGAATTTAGAAAAGCTCCAATTATTTTAAATAGATTGGGGAAATTAGTTCCTGCATATGTAGATGGTCAGCTTTCTATATATTTAGGATCATCAAGTGAGTATAAAAGTGTCATGCAGTCAGCACTTGTGCAGACAGATATTGCTACACAGTTTAAGAATGTGTTGATGAATGAATTTCAGATTCATGAATTTAACAATTTTCAATACATAAAAGAAAAAGTAATAAAGAAATATGTCGAAGTAGGAGAACTACTTGCTTTTGAAAATCCTAATGATTTTAAAGCAGAGTATGTTGAGGACATAAAACAAATATTGGATTTAATAGAAGATACCGGAAATGTAACTGAAATAGCAGAGATGCTTAAAGATGCCAACATCATCAAAGTAACTGACCCAAACGGAGAAGATTTATTCTCTATTCCTGGAAAAACATATCTTAAAACATCAGACGAAGGAATTGATCTGAGTATCTACTATCAGGGCGTTTATAAGGAAGAGACGGAAGAGGAGAACGAATTTTGCATAGACTTTGAATATGATTTAGTTGATGAAGCATTTTATGAAGAACACGATATACCACTTAGTAAATTAAAGAAACTAGGCATTATTAGTTCTCCGGTTACCGAAGGGTGTAGAAGAGAAGATGGAGTTGGTGATGGTCATTGGGTCGCTATCGGTGAATACTGTCCAAACATTGATATCGAAGGACTTGAAGATAATTTATATTACATCGAGGAATATCCAGAGGAAGGGTTAGCACAAGAGAAATCTGTAGAGGCACTAAAATTATTACTGGCAATTTATAAGAAACTGGAAGGAAAGAGAAGATATAGAAAAAACAATCCGTATGAGGGGGCTTTAGAAGCAGCCGGTGTTATTACATATTCAGTAAGAAGAACAAATTGGCTATATAACAAAAATAATGAGGTATGTAGACCGTCTGAACTCTCACGATATGACTTAAATCCTGCTATTTATAAGGGAATTAGTGGCGAAAAGGTAGCCTATAAAATTATTGGATTCACCGAAAAAGAGGCAGATAATACTGCTGATACATTCCAGCAAGTAGGAAATCTTGATAAGAAGTACAAGATGGTGCTTTTGAAGCGACTCGCTCGTGAGTTAGGAAGAGAAGTTGTTATGCCTGGTGCAGTGGCAGATTCATGGGATGAGCCTGAGGAATCAGAGGAAGTTTTTGATGCAAATAGTTGGCAAGATACAGAATTTCCTAAGAACAGAGTGAAAAATTTGGAAAACTTAGTTCGCCATGTTCAGGAGCAGTTCTATTGTGCAGACCCTACAACCTATAAAAAAGTGTGGAGACAGATCCGAACAAGTAGATCGCCAAAGACAGTACGAGCATATGCTATGGGTATGTATACGAATGATAGCGATATTAGAATCTGTCAGATATGCAAGGAGCCTTTTGCAAATGCAGAGGTTTCAGAAATTGCAAACTACGGAATAGAAATGCCACAGCTTAATATCTGTACTTGTAGAAACTGTGCTGCGAAATATAAAGCAGTGCGTGACGTAAATAAGGATACATTTAAGCAACAGATGAGAACAGCAATTCTAAGTTTGGATGTTGATGCAGACGAAAATGAATATATTATTGAAATTAATAGTGAACTTGCATTACATTTTACGCAGACTCATATTGCTGAAATTCAGGAAATTTTCCGACTCCTTTCTGAGTACGGAACACCACAGGAAATGGATGAAGATGGCGAAGTAAGTGGACAATTGTTACAGCCGGTGAGATCATCGTTTGTAGAACAAGTACAAAAAGACGAACCGTCAGCCGCCCTCTACGAGGATGTGGCACGTGCGGGTTGCTTTATTACATACAAAAAGAGATTTGCAGGTGGTGAGGTTTATGATAATACGTTGCAGCCCGACAAGTTCCCTCTTCATAAAGCATTTGTAGGTCATAAGATAGGGGATATTGTTATATTCCAGAACCGGGAATATGAAATCACCGGAATACTATAA
- a CDS encoding glycerol dehydrogenase, translated as MKRLRMMRAPLKYVQGKGALLQFRKEMEYMGKRWLFVCSNSGYNSCHEDLEKSFEGEDDYRRYEVFGGMSSISEIKKMQDIVEADKIDVVVAVGGGSAVDAAKATAYYMGKRIVIIPTVAATDAPCTGLSVIYNDDGSFNKYLFYPQNPDAVLVDSSVIAKAPVKFLIAGMGDALGTYFEGRASLRTESPSLESGGITRAGMAIARACYDTLRKYGKAAITACENNVVTPALDAIIEATVYLSGVGADNVNCAAPHSFYNGVTSLGGHEAYHGNCVAFGTLIQLTLECADKAEFEDIQNFCLEVGLPITLAELGDFTDEDLHTIAKNACVKGETIHNLAGDVTPYELYAAIIATDALGKARLGK; from the coding sequence ATGAAACGTTTAAGAATGATGCGTGCACCACTCAAGTATGTACAGGGAAAAGGAGCTTTGCTTCAGTTCCGTAAGGAAATGGAGTATATGGGAAAGAGATGGTTGTTTGTCTGTTCGAATAGCGGTTACAACAGCTGCCATGAAGATTTGGAAAAGAGTTTTGAAGGAGAAGATGATTATCGCAGATATGAAGTCTTCGGAGGAATGTCAAGTATCAGCGAGATAAAGAAAATGCAGGACATTGTTGAGGCTGATAAGATTGATGTTGTTGTTGCGGTAGGCGGCGGTTCAGCAGTGGATGCGGCTAAGGCAACAGCATACTACATGGGTAAGAGAATAGTTATAATACCTACAGTTGCAGCTACAGATGCACCTTGTACAGGACTTTCAGTTATATATAATGATGACGGAAGCTTTAATAAATATTTATTCTATCCGCAAAATCCGGATGCGGTACTTGTAGACAGCAGTGTTATAGCTAAAGCACCTGTAAAGTTTTTGATTGCAGGAATGGGAGACGCTCTCGGAACATACTTTGAAGGAAGAGCTTCACTTCGTACAGAGTCACCAAGTTTGGAGAGTGGCGGTATCACAAGAGCCGGTATGGCGATTGCAAGGGCTTGCTATGATACCTTAAGAAAATATGGAAAAGCGGCTATAACCGCCTGTGAGAATAATGTTGTTACTCCGGCTTTGGATGCAATCATCGAGGCTACAGTTTACCTATCAGGTGTAGGAGCAGATAATGTAAACTGTGCGGCTCCTCATTCATTCTACAACGGAGTTACTTCACTTGGCGGACATGAGGCATATCATGGTAATTGTGTAGCATTCGGTACTTTGATACAGCTTACACTTGAGTGTGCCGATAAGGCCGAGTTTGAGGATATACAGAATTTCTGTCTTGAAGTAGGACTGCCTATTACACTTGCAGAGCTTGGAGATTTTACAGATGAGGATCTTCATACTATAGCAAAGAATGCCTGCGTAAAGGGAGAAACAATACATAACCTTGCCGGAGACGTAACACCTTATGAGTTGTATGCGGCTATTATAGCTACAGATGCTTTAGGTAAGGCAAGACTTGGCAAGTAA
- a CDS encoding TIGR02452 family protein, giving the protein MSRLANIVVYEENKGILKNNGFYNDGKFIKLPHDLEKHRNVVVLSPNAIKDIVEDKGKFFAKGFKYSSKCEISVVNADSFEYLSDLVMNFANAYHPGGGYKNGACAQEECLCRQSTLYESISSSKASKMYKYNFKFGTAFDSDYMLLSPVVDVFRNIDLEFISKPYTTAVMTIPAPNLFDRAYGQSKEVLDKVMKKRLRQYLYCAARFGYRTITLGAWGCGAFGHDAKDVAGYFKDLLIEENMWKLFDKIIFAVYGRGNSEYNYRKFKEILGGGEDSKVYNE; this is encoded by the coding sequence ATGTCCAGATTAGCTAATATTGTGGTATATGAAGAGAATAAGGGGATTTTAAAGAACAACGGATTTTATAATGACGGTAAGTTTATAAAATTGCCGCATGATTTGGAGAAGCATAGGAATGTGGTGGTACTCTCACCTAATGCTATTAAAGACATTGTGGAGGATAAGGGCAAATTTTTTGCCAAAGGGTTTAAGTACTCTTCAAAATGTGAAATTTCTGTTGTAAACGCAGACAGCTTTGAATATCTTTCCGATTTAGTAATGAATTTTGCCAATGCATATCATCCGGGAGGTGGCTATAAGAACGGGGCTTGTGCACAGGAAGAGTGTTTATGTAGGCAGAGTACTTTGTACGAATCTATAAGTTCATCCAAAGCTTCTAAGATGTATAAGTATAATTTTAAATTTGGAACGGCATTTGATTCCGATTATATGCTTCTGTCACCTGTAGTAGATGTATTTAGGAATATAGATTTAGAATTTATTTCTAAACCTTATACCACAGCTGTTATGACTATTCCTGCACCGAATTTGTTTGACAGAGCATATGGACAGTCAAAAGAGGTTCTTGATAAGGTAATGAAGAAAAGGCTCAGGCAATATCTTTACTGTGCGGCAAGATTCGGATATAGAACAATTACATTGGGAGCGTGGGGCTGTGGAGCATTCGGACATGATGCCAAAGATGTGGCGGGATACTTTAAAGATTTGCTGATAGAAGAGAATATGTGGAAGCTGTTTGATAAAATTATATTTGCTGTTTATGGAAGAGGTAACAGCGAGTATAATTATAGAAAGTTTAAAGAAATATTGGGAGGTGGTGAAGACAGCAAAGTTTATAATGAATAA
- a CDS encoding type II toxin-antitoxin system YoeB family toxin: MVGSLTGFYSRRINIQHRLVYEVYSDEIIENGIAYEGVVKVAHMWTHYEGIK; this comes from the coding sequence TTGGTTGGAAGTCTTACCGGGTTTTATTCAAGGCGTATAAATATTCAGCACAGATTAGTATATGAAGTTTATAGTGATGAGATTATAGAGAATGGTATAGCGTATGAAGGTGTGGTAAAAGTAGCACACATGTGGACGCATTATGAGGGAATAAAATAA
- a CDS encoding type II toxin-antitoxin system Phd/YefM family antitoxin: MTAISITKARANLYQIVSDVNEYSQPIIITNKYHLRRSV, translated from the coding sequence ATGACTGCAATTAGTATAACAAAGGCAAGAGCGAATCTTTACCAAATTGTTTCAGATGTTAATGAATATTCGCAGCCGATAATTATAACAAATAAATATCATTTGCGAAGATCCGTTTAA
- a CDS encoding helix-turn-helix domain-containing protein, with product MAISYNGLLKLVIDKNMYKKDLTEKLGISSATIAKMGKGETVSVEVLQNIC from the coding sequence ATGGCAATTTCTTATAACGGATTATTGAAACTCGTGATTGACAAAAATATGTATAAAAAGGATCTTACAGAGAAGTTAGGTATTAGCTCAGCTACTATTGCAAAGATGGGAAAAGGTGAAACTGTATCTGTAGAGGTGTTGCAGAATATTTGTTGA